One region of Glutamicibacter sp. B1 genomic DNA includes:
- a CDS encoding acyl-CoA desaturase → MERMDSRCISALLMGLSYSWWMAKHNSHHANPNKEDADPDVHSTVLVLTPGATIRRRGFPAEISRFQRWFFLPLLCFEGLNLHVASLKMLLFTSGVRHRIVELLMIIARHSALAVFLLAYLPPGKTLAFLGVQLVVFGVMLGGAFALNHIGMPTVPRGVHLDFLRRQVLMSRNISDGPLIRFLMDGLQYQLEHHLFPIIPAPTTA, encoded by the coding sequence ATGGAACGAATGGACTCGCGCTGCATTTCTGCACTGCTGATGGGCCTGAGCTACAGCTGGTGGATGGCAAAACACAATTCGCATCACGCCAACCCGAATAAGGAAGATGCAGACCCGGATGTTCATTCAACGGTGCTGGTTCTCACCCCTGGAGCCACCATCCGCCGAAGAGGATTTCCTGCTGAGATATCTCGTTTTCAACGATGGTTCTTCCTTCCTTTGCTGTGTTTTGAAGGATTGAACTTGCACGTGGCTTCGCTGAAGATGTTGCTCTTCACCTCTGGAGTCAGACATCGGATAGTCGAACTGCTGATGATCATTGCCAGGCATAGCGCTCTTGCGGTGTTCCTATTGGCATACCTACCTCCGGGAAAGACCCTTGCGTTCCTGGGTGTTCAGCTAGTCGTCTTCGGGGTCATGTTGGGCGGTGCTTTCGCACTCAATCACATCGGGATGCCAACAGTTCCCCGGGGAGTTCATCTTGACTTCTTAAGACGTCAGGTTCTCATGTCCCGAAATATCAGCGACGGTCCCCTGATTCGATTTCTGATGGACGGATTACAATACCAGCTTGAACACCATCTGTTTCCGATCATCCCCGCGCCCACAACTGCCTGA